In one window of Drosophila ananassae strain 14024-0371.13 chromosome XR, ASM1763931v2, whole genome shotgun sequence DNA:
- the LOC6502075 gene encoding serine protease gd isoform X1 — protein sequence MQRNLILRLEMQLQLATLLIICLGRFIEVFAQGMPITPCPKIFQYRFDGSEWFGLMAIHSPESHHPLHLRVTLSMRGKPTTNYLGEIELLTRGQFASHAAVLYKIRFPKHHFPPKVLLISANNQVICFGTGGVYTNLLCALKEQSIFMTQIQLEHIRKLAFIPDKKISLLQTGEVQKMVAEETVANQNHGLKRPHPQSSQTQLKKKLFTHLPKEMCGRINRGYDIRLKNPGGPLDLKTVQETAKSSDTITSPVFADDDDSFAHIWDDSMEMSEADSEDDVGAGSLPSIIRGSWPWLAAIYVNNLTSLDFQCGGTLVSGRAVISSAHCFEMFNSRYTANEVLVFLGRHNLKNWNEEGSLAAPVDGIYIHPDYNSQLSSYDADIAVIVLKDAVRFNTFIRPACLWSGSSKPEYIVGEHGIVIGWSFDKSNTTAGFQTGMASSKKVIDTSIPKMVKAPIVSSADCFRANAHFRSLSSNRTFCAGVHFESHHGAIEFYTGISGAGLLIFRNNRWMLRGTVSAALPAEKPQESEITHRHCCGNQLMVYADVAKFLDWITAFII from the exons atgcaaAG AAACTTAATTCTTAGACTTGAAATGCAGCTGCAACTGGCGACGCTTCTGATCATTTGCCTTGGGCGATTTATCGAAGTTTTTGCCCAAGGCATGCCGATTACTCCCTGCCCGAAAATCTTCCAGTACCGCTTTGATGGCAGCGAATGGTTTGGCCTGATGGCCATCCACAGCCCTGAATCTCATCATCCGCTGCACCTTCGGGTCACGCTTTCAATGCGAGGCAAGCCCACCACG AACTACCTAGGCGAGATCGAGCTGCTCACACGCGGGCAATTCGCCAGCCACGCTGCAGTGCTTTATAAGATCCGTTTTCCGAAGCACCACTTTCCTCCCAAGGTGCTCCTTATTTCGGCCAACAACCAAGTCATTTGCTTTGGGACAGGAGGTGTGTATACAAATTTGCTATGCGCTCTTAAAG AGCAAAGTATCTTCATGACCCAAATACAACTGGAGCACATTAGGAAACTAGCTTTCATTCCCGATAAAAAGATATCTTTGTTACAGACTGGAGAGGTTCAAAAGATGGTTGCCGAGGAGACGGTTGCTAACCAAAATCACGGCTTAAAGCGTCCACATCCACAATCGTCGCAGACCCAGTTGAAGAA AAAGCTCTTTACCCACCTACCAAAGGAGATGTGTGGACGAATCAACCGAGGCTATGATATTCGGCTGAAGAACCCAGGCGGACCCCTTGATTTGAAGACGGTTCAGGAAACTGCCAAAAGCTCCGATACCATCACATCGCCAGTATTCGCCGACGATGATGATAGCTTCGCACACATATGGGATGACAGTATGGAAATGAGTGAAGCAGATAGCGAAGACGATGTGGGGGCCGGGAGCCTCCCATCTATTATACGCGGTTCCTGGCCCTGGTTAGCTGCCATATATGTTAACAACCTTACATCTCTTGACTTCCAATGCGGTGGGACACTGGTATCCGGTCGAGCTGTCATCAGCTCAGCACACTGTTTTGAGATGTTCAATAGTCGTTACACAGCCAATGAGGTGCTCGTTTTTCTTGGCAGGCATAATCTTAAAAATTGGAACGAAGAAGGCTCGCTAGCGGCACCTGTTGATGGGATATACATCCATCCTGATTATAATAGCCAGCTAAGTAGCTATGACGCAGACATTGCCGTGATTGTGCTTAAGGACGCTGTGCG ATTCAACACCTTTATTCGCCCAGCCTGTCTGTGGTCTGGTTCTAGCAAACCGGAATACATCGTGGGAGAGCACGGCATCGTTATTGGCTGGAGCTTTGACAAGTCAAACACAACGGCAGGCTTTCAAACAGGAATGGCTTCTAGTAAAAAGGTGATCGATACCAGCATCCCTAAAATGGTAAAAGCACCTATTGTTAGTAGCGCAGACTGCTTTCGTGCCAATGCGCATTTTCGCAGTCTCTCTTCAAACCGAACTTTTTGCGCCGGCGTTCATTTTGAGTCCCATCATGGGGCCATCGAATTCTACACTGGTATATCGGGTGCCGGACTTTTGATCTTTAGAAACAACCGCTGGATGTTACGAGGAACGGTATCGGCGGCCCTTCCTGCGGAAAAACCGCAAGAGTCTGAAATTACTCACAGGCACTGTTGCGGGAACCAACTAATGGTATATGCCGACGTGGCCAAGTTTCTCGACTGGATTACTGCATTCATTATTTAG
- the LOC6502075 gene encoding serine protease gd isoform X3: protein MQRNLILRLEMQLQLATLLIICLGRFIEVFAQGMPITPCPKIFQYRFDGSEWFGLMAIHSPESHHPLHLRVTLSMRGKPTTNYLGEIELLTRGQFASHAAVLYKIRFPKHHFPPKVLLISANNQVICFGTGEQSIFMTQIQLEHIRKLAFIPDKKISLLQTGEVQKMVAEETVANQNHGLKRPHPQSSQTQLKKKLFTHLPKEMCGRINRGYDIRLKNPGGPLDLKTVQETAKSSDTITSPVFADDDDSFAHIWDDSMEMSEADSEDDVGAGSLPSIIRGSWPWLAAIYVNNLTSLDFQCGGTLVSGRAVISSAHCFEMFNSRYTANEVLVFLGRHNLKNWNEEGSLAAPVDGIYIHPDYNSQLSSYDADIAVIVLKDAVRFNTFIRPACLWSGSSKPEYIVGEHGIVIGWSFDKSNTTAGFQTGMASSKKVIDTSIPKMVKAPIVSSADCFRANAHFRSLSSNRTFCAGVHFESHHGAIEFYTGISGAGLLIFRNNRWMLRGTVSAALPAEKPQESEITHRHCCGNQLMVYADVAKFLDWITAFII from the exons atgcaaAG AAACTTAATTCTTAGACTTGAAATGCAGCTGCAACTGGCGACGCTTCTGATCATTTGCCTTGGGCGATTTATCGAAGTTTTTGCCCAAGGCATGCCGATTACTCCCTGCCCGAAAATCTTCCAGTACCGCTTTGATGGCAGCGAATGGTTTGGCCTGATGGCCATCCACAGCCCTGAATCTCATCATCCGCTGCACCTTCGGGTCACGCTTTCAATGCGAGGCAAGCCCACCACG AACTACCTAGGCGAGATCGAGCTGCTCACACGCGGGCAATTCGCCAGCCACGCTGCAGTGCTTTATAAGATCCGTTTTCCGAAGCACCACTTTCCTCCCAAGGTGCTCCTTATTTCGGCCAACAACCAAGTCATTTGCTTTGGGACAGGAG AGCAAAGTATCTTCATGACCCAAATACAACTGGAGCACATTAGGAAACTAGCTTTCATTCCCGATAAAAAGATATCTTTGTTACAGACTGGAGAGGTTCAAAAGATGGTTGCCGAGGAGACGGTTGCTAACCAAAATCACGGCTTAAAGCGTCCACATCCACAATCGTCGCAGACCCAGTTGAAGAA AAAGCTCTTTACCCACCTACCAAAGGAGATGTGTGGACGAATCAACCGAGGCTATGATATTCGGCTGAAGAACCCAGGCGGACCCCTTGATTTGAAGACGGTTCAGGAAACTGCCAAAAGCTCCGATACCATCACATCGCCAGTATTCGCCGACGATGATGATAGCTTCGCACACATATGGGATGACAGTATGGAAATGAGTGAAGCAGATAGCGAAGACGATGTGGGGGCCGGGAGCCTCCCATCTATTATACGCGGTTCCTGGCCCTGGTTAGCTGCCATATATGTTAACAACCTTACATCTCTTGACTTCCAATGCGGTGGGACACTGGTATCCGGTCGAGCTGTCATCAGCTCAGCACACTGTTTTGAGATGTTCAATAGTCGTTACACAGCCAATGAGGTGCTCGTTTTTCTTGGCAGGCATAATCTTAAAAATTGGAACGAAGAAGGCTCGCTAGCGGCACCTGTTGATGGGATATACATCCATCCTGATTATAATAGCCAGCTAAGTAGCTATGACGCAGACATTGCCGTGATTGTGCTTAAGGACGCTGTGCG ATTCAACACCTTTATTCGCCCAGCCTGTCTGTGGTCTGGTTCTAGCAAACCGGAATACATCGTGGGAGAGCACGGCATCGTTATTGGCTGGAGCTTTGACAAGTCAAACACAACGGCAGGCTTTCAAACAGGAATGGCTTCTAGTAAAAAGGTGATCGATACCAGCATCCCTAAAATGGTAAAAGCACCTATTGTTAGTAGCGCAGACTGCTTTCGTGCCAATGCGCATTTTCGCAGTCTCTCTTCAAACCGAACTTTTTGCGCCGGCGTTCATTTTGAGTCCCATCATGGGGCCATCGAATTCTACACTGGTATATCGGGTGCCGGACTTTTGATCTTTAGAAACAACCGCTGGATGTTACGAGGAACGGTATCGGCGGCCCTTCCTGCGGAAAAACCGCAAGAGTCTGAAATTACTCACAGGCACTGTTGCGGGAACCAACTAATGGTATATGCCGACGTGGCCAAGTTTCTCGACTGGATTACTGCATTCATTATTTAG
- the LOC6502075 gene encoding serine protease gd isoform X2, with translation MQLQLATLLIICLGRFIEVFAQGMPITPCPKIFQYRFDGSEWFGLMAIHSPESHHPLHLRVTLSMRGKPTTNYLGEIELLTRGQFASHAAVLYKIRFPKHHFPPKVLLISANNQVICFGTGGVYTNLLCALKEQSIFMTQIQLEHIRKLAFIPDKKISLLQTGEVQKMVAEETVANQNHGLKRPHPQSSQTQLKKKLFTHLPKEMCGRINRGYDIRLKNPGGPLDLKTVQETAKSSDTITSPVFADDDDSFAHIWDDSMEMSEADSEDDVGAGSLPSIIRGSWPWLAAIYVNNLTSLDFQCGGTLVSGRAVISSAHCFEMFNSRYTANEVLVFLGRHNLKNWNEEGSLAAPVDGIYIHPDYNSQLSSYDADIAVIVLKDAVRFNTFIRPACLWSGSSKPEYIVGEHGIVIGWSFDKSNTTAGFQTGMASSKKVIDTSIPKMVKAPIVSSADCFRANAHFRSLSSNRTFCAGVHFESHHGAIEFYTGISGAGLLIFRNNRWMLRGTVSAALPAEKPQESEITHRHCCGNQLMVYADVAKFLDWITAFII, from the exons ATGCAGCTGCAACTGGCGACGCTTCTGATCATTTGCCTTGGGCGATTTATCGAAGTTTTTGCCCAAGGCATGCCGATTACTCCCTGCCCGAAAATCTTCCAGTACCGCTTTGATGGCAGCGAATGGTTTGGCCTGATGGCCATCCACAGCCCTGAATCTCATCATCCGCTGCACCTTCGGGTCACGCTTTCAATGCGAGGCAAGCCCACCACG AACTACCTAGGCGAGATCGAGCTGCTCACACGCGGGCAATTCGCCAGCCACGCTGCAGTGCTTTATAAGATCCGTTTTCCGAAGCACCACTTTCCTCCCAAGGTGCTCCTTATTTCGGCCAACAACCAAGTCATTTGCTTTGGGACAGGAGGTGTGTATACAAATTTGCTATGCGCTCTTAAAG AGCAAAGTATCTTCATGACCCAAATACAACTGGAGCACATTAGGAAACTAGCTTTCATTCCCGATAAAAAGATATCTTTGTTACAGACTGGAGAGGTTCAAAAGATGGTTGCCGAGGAGACGGTTGCTAACCAAAATCACGGCTTAAAGCGTCCACATCCACAATCGTCGCAGACCCAGTTGAAGAA AAAGCTCTTTACCCACCTACCAAAGGAGATGTGTGGACGAATCAACCGAGGCTATGATATTCGGCTGAAGAACCCAGGCGGACCCCTTGATTTGAAGACGGTTCAGGAAACTGCCAAAAGCTCCGATACCATCACATCGCCAGTATTCGCCGACGATGATGATAGCTTCGCACACATATGGGATGACAGTATGGAAATGAGTGAAGCAGATAGCGAAGACGATGTGGGGGCCGGGAGCCTCCCATCTATTATACGCGGTTCCTGGCCCTGGTTAGCTGCCATATATGTTAACAACCTTACATCTCTTGACTTCCAATGCGGTGGGACACTGGTATCCGGTCGAGCTGTCATCAGCTCAGCACACTGTTTTGAGATGTTCAATAGTCGTTACACAGCCAATGAGGTGCTCGTTTTTCTTGGCAGGCATAATCTTAAAAATTGGAACGAAGAAGGCTCGCTAGCGGCACCTGTTGATGGGATATACATCCATCCTGATTATAATAGCCAGCTAAGTAGCTATGACGCAGACATTGCCGTGATTGTGCTTAAGGACGCTGTGCG ATTCAACACCTTTATTCGCCCAGCCTGTCTGTGGTCTGGTTCTAGCAAACCGGAATACATCGTGGGAGAGCACGGCATCGTTATTGGCTGGAGCTTTGACAAGTCAAACACAACGGCAGGCTTTCAAACAGGAATGGCTTCTAGTAAAAAGGTGATCGATACCAGCATCCCTAAAATGGTAAAAGCACCTATTGTTAGTAGCGCAGACTGCTTTCGTGCCAATGCGCATTTTCGCAGTCTCTCTTCAAACCGAACTTTTTGCGCCGGCGTTCATTTTGAGTCCCATCATGGGGCCATCGAATTCTACACTGGTATATCGGGTGCCGGACTTTTGATCTTTAGAAACAACCGCTGGATGTTACGAGGAACGGTATCGGCGGCCCTTCCTGCGGAAAAACCGCAAGAGTCTGAAATTACTCACAGGCACTGTTGCGGGAACCAACTAATGGTATATGCCGACGTGGCCAAGTTTCTCGACTGGATTACTGCATTCATTATTTAG
- the LOC6502075 gene encoding serine protease gd isoform X4: MQLQLATLLIICLGRFIEVFAQGMPITPCPKIFQYRFDGSEWFGLMAIHSPESHHPLHLRVTLSMRGKPTTNYLGEIELLTRGQFASHAAVLYKIRFPKHHFPPKVLLISANNQVICFGTGEQSIFMTQIQLEHIRKLAFIPDKKISLLQTGEVQKMVAEETVANQNHGLKRPHPQSSQTQLKKKLFTHLPKEMCGRINRGYDIRLKNPGGPLDLKTVQETAKSSDTITSPVFADDDDSFAHIWDDSMEMSEADSEDDVGAGSLPSIIRGSWPWLAAIYVNNLTSLDFQCGGTLVSGRAVISSAHCFEMFNSRYTANEVLVFLGRHNLKNWNEEGSLAAPVDGIYIHPDYNSQLSSYDADIAVIVLKDAVRFNTFIRPACLWSGSSKPEYIVGEHGIVIGWSFDKSNTTAGFQTGMASSKKVIDTSIPKMVKAPIVSSADCFRANAHFRSLSSNRTFCAGVHFESHHGAIEFYTGISGAGLLIFRNNRWMLRGTVSAALPAEKPQESEITHRHCCGNQLMVYADVAKFLDWITAFII; the protein is encoded by the exons ATGCAGCTGCAACTGGCGACGCTTCTGATCATTTGCCTTGGGCGATTTATCGAAGTTTTTGCCCAAGGCATGCCGATTACTCCCTGCCCGAAAATCTTCCAGTACCGCTTTGATGGCAGCGAATGGTTTGGCCTGATGGCCATCCACAGCCCTGAATCTCATCATCCGCTGCACCTTCGGGTCACGCTTTCAATGCGAGGCAAGCCCACCACG AACTACCTAGGCGAGATCGAGCTGCTCACACGCGGGCAATTCGCCAGCCACGCTGCAGTGCTTTATAAGATCCGTTTTCCGAAGCACCACTTTCCTCCCAAGGTGCTCCTTATTTCGGCCAACAACCAAGTCATTTGCTTTGGGACAGGAG AGCAAAGTATCTTCATGACCCAAATACAACTGGAGCACATTAGGAAACTAGCTTTCATTCCCGATAAAAAGATATCTTTGTTACAGACTGGAGAGGTTCAAAAGATGGTTGCCGAGGAGACGGTTGCTAACCAAAATCACGGCTTAAAGCGTCCACATCCACAATCGTCGCAGACCCAGTTGAAGAA AAAGCTCTTTACCCACCTACCAAAGGAGATGTGTGGACGAATCAACCGAGGCTATGATATTCGGCTGAAGAACCCAGGCGGACCCCTTGATTTGAAGACGGTTCAGGAAACTGCCAAAAGCTCCGATACCATCACATCGCCAGTATTCGCCGACGATGATGATAGCTTCGCACACATATGGGATGACAGTATGGAAATGAGTGAAGCAGATAGCGAAGACGATGTGGGGGCCGGGAGCCTCCCATCTATTATACGCGGTTCCTGGCCCTGGTTAGCTGCCATATATGTTAACAACCTTACATCTCTTGACTTCCAATGCGGTGGGACACTGGTATCCGGTCGAGCTGTCATCAGCTCAGCACACTGTTTTGAGATGTTCAATAGTCGTTACACAGCCAATGAGGTGCTCGTTTTTCTTGGCAGGCATAATCTTAAAAATTGGAACGAAGAAGGCTCGCTAGCGGCACCTGTTGATGGGATATACATCCATCCTGATTATAATAGCCAGCTAAGTAGCTATGACGCAGACATTGCCGTGATTGTGCTTAAGGACGCTGTGCG ATTCAACACCTTTATTCGCCCAGCCTGTCTGTGGTCTGGTTCTAGCAAACCGGAATACATCGTGGGAGAGCACGGCATCGTTATTGGCTGGAGCTTTGACAAGTCAAACACAACGGCAGGCTTTCAAACAGGAATGGCTTCTAGTAAAAAGGTGATCGATACCAGCATCCCTAAAATGGTAAAAGCACCTATTGTTAGTAGCGCAGACTGCTTTCGTGCCAATGCGCATTTTCGCAGTCTCTCTTCAAACCGAACTTTTTGCGCCGGCGTTCATTTTGAGTCCCATCATGGGGCCATCGAATTCTACACTGGTATATCGGGTGCCGGACTTTTGATCTTTAGAAACAACCGCTGGATGTTACGAGGAACGGTATCGGCGGCCCTTCCTGCGGAAAAACCGCAAGAGTCTGAAATTACTCACAGGCACTGTTGCGGGAACCAACTAATGGTATATGCCGACGTGGCCAAGTTTCTCGACTGGATTACTGCATTCATTATTTAG
- the LOC6502075 gene encoding serine protease gd isoform X5 has translation MTQIQLEHIRKLAFIPDKKISLLQTGEVQKMVAEETVANQNHGLKRPHPQSSQTQLKKKLFTHLPKEMCGRINRGYDIRLKNPGGPLDLKTVQETAKSSDTITSPVFADDDDSFAHIWDDSMEMSEADSEDDVGAGSLPSIIRGSWPWLAAIYVNNLTSLDFQCGGTLVSGRAVISSAHCFEMFNSRYTANEVLVFLGRHNLKNWNEEGSLAAPVDGIYIHPDYNSQLSSYDADIAVIVLKDAVRFNTFIRPACLWSGSSKPEYIVGEHGIVIGWSFDKSNTTAGFQTGMASSKKVIDTSIPKMVKAPIVSSADCFRANAHFRSLSSNRTFCAGVHFESHHGAIEFYTGISGAGLLIFRNNRWMLRGTVSAALPAEKPQESEITHRHCCGNQLMVYADVAKFLDWITAFII, from the exons ATGACCCAAATACAACTGGAGCACATTAGGAAACTAGCTTTCATTCCCGATAAAAAGATATCTTTGTTACAGACTGGAGAGGTTCAAAAGATGGTTGCCGAGGAGACGGTTGCTAACCAAAATCACGGCTTAAAGCGTCCACATCCACAATCGTCGCAGACCCAGTTGAAGAA AAAGCTCTTTACCCACCTACCAAAGGAGATGTGTGGACGAATCAACCGAGGCTATGATATTCGGCTGAAGAACCCAGGCGGACCCCTTGATTTGAAGACGGTTCAGGAAACTGCCAAAAGCTCCGATACCATCACATCGCCAGTATTCGCCGACGATGATGATAGCTTCGCACACATATGGGATGACAGTATGGAAATGAGTGAAGCAGATAGCGAAGACGATGTGGGGGCCGGGAGCCTCCCATCTATTATACGCGGTTCCTGGCCCTGGTTAGCTGCCATATATGTTAACAACCTTACATCTCTTGACTTCCAATGCGGTGGGACACTGGTATCCGGTCGAGCTGTCATCAGCTCAGCACACTGTTTTGAGATGTTCAATAGTCGTTACACAGCCAATGAGGTGCTCGTTTTTCTTGGCAGGCATAATCTTAAAAATTGGAACGAAGAAGGCTCGCTAGCGGCACCTGTTGATGGGATATACATCCATCCTGATTATAATAGCCAGCTAAGTAGCTATGACGCAGACATTGCCGTGATTGTGCTTAAGGACGCTGTGCG ATTCAACACCTTTATTCGCCCAGCCTGTCTGTGGTCTGGTTCTAGCAAACCGGAATACATCGTGGGAGAGCACGGCATCGTTATTGGCTGGAGCTTTGACAAGTCAAACACAACGGCAGGCTTTCAAACAGGAATGGCTTCTAGTAAAAAGGTGATCGATACCAGCATCCCTAAAATGGTAAAAGCACCTATTGTTAGTAGCGCAGACTGCTTTCGTGCCAATGCGCATTTTCGCAGTCTCTCTTCAAACCGAACTTTTTGCGCCGGCGTTCATTTTGAGTCCCATCATGGGGCCATCGAATTCTACACTGGTATATCGGGTGCCGGACTTTTGATCTTTAGAAACAACCGCTGGATGTTACGAGGAACGGTATCGGCGGCCCTTCCTGCGGAAAAACCGCAAGAGTCTGAAATTACTCACAGGCACTGTTGCGGGAACCAACTAATGGTATATGCCGACGTGGCCAAGTTTCTCGACTGGATTACTGCATTCATTATTTAG
- the LOC6502075 gene encoding serine protease gd isoform X6 produces the protein MCGRINRGYDIRLKNPGGPLDLKTVQETAKSSDTITSPVFADDDDSFAHIWDDSMEMSEADSEDDVGAGSLPSIIRGSWPWLAAIYVNNLTSLDFQCGGTLVSGRAVISSAHCFEMFNSRYTANEVLVFLGRHNLKNWNEEGSLAAPVDGIYIHPDYNSQLSSYDADIAVIVLKDAVRFNTFIRPACLWSGSSKPEYIVGEHGIVIGWSFDKSNTTAGFQTGMASSKKVIDTSIPKMVKAPIVSSADCFRANAHFRSLSSNRTFCAGVHFESHHGAIEFYTGISGAGLLIFRNNRWMLRGTVSAALPAEKPQESEITHRHCCGNQLMVYADVAKFLDWITAFII, from the exons ATGTGTGGACGAATCAACCGAGGCTATGATATTCGGCTGAAGAACCCAGGCGGACCCCTTGATTTGAAGACGGTTCAGGAAACTGCCAAAAGCTCCGATACCATCACATCGCCAGTATTCGCCGACGATGATGATAGCTTCGCACACATATGGGATGACAGTATGGAAATGAGTGAAGCAGATAGCGAAGACGATGTGGGGGCCGGGAGCCTCCCATCTATTATACGCGGTTCCTGGCCCTGGTTAGCTGCCATATATGTTAACAACCTTACATCTCTTGACTTCCAATGCGGTGGGACACTGGTATCCGGTCGAGCTGTCATCAGCTCAGCACACTGTTTTGAGATGTTCAATAGTCGTTACACAGCCAATGAGGTGCTCGTTTTTCTTGGCAGGCATAATCTTAAAAATTGGAACGAAGAAGGCTCGCTAGCGGCACCTGTTGATGGGATATACATCCATCCTGATTATAATAGCCAGCTAAGTAGCTATGACGCAGACATTGCCGTGATTGTGCTTAAGGACGCTGTGCG ATTCAACACCTTTATTCGCCCAGCCTGTCTGTGGTCTGGTTCTAGCAAACCGGAATACATCGTGGGAGAGCACGGCATCGTTATTGGCTGGAGCTTTGACAAGTCAAACACAACGGCAGGCTTTCAAACAGGAATGGCTTCTAGTAAAAAGGTGATCGATACCAGCATCCCTAAAATGGTAAAAGCACCTATTGTTAGTAGCGCAGACTGCTTTCGTGCCAATGCGCATTTTCGCAGTCTCTCTTCAAACCGAACTTTTTGCGCCGGCGTTCATTTTGAGTCCCATCATGGGGCCATCGAATTCTACACTGGTATATCGGGTGCCGGACTTTTGATCTTTAGAAACAACCGCTGGATGTTACGAGGAACGGTATCGGCGGCCCTTCCTGCGGAAAAACCGCAAGAGTCTGAAATTACTCACAGGCACTGTTGCGGGAACCAACTAATGGTATATGCCGACGTGGCCAAGTTTCTCGACTGGATTACTGCATTCATTATTTAG